From Thermogemmatispora onikobensis, one genomic window encodes:
- a CDS encoding tetratricopeptide repeat protein yields the protein MAGDQYELAGHPGDSQARGQSGEGARPSAAVDLLCARSERLLSEVHAALRSRHVALLTGLAGSGKTTLGRAYVRHFGAQYASVIWLDALAPETLVADLLAHSEFLPSVREGLGKGAEGIRQIIEALLAVDGLLLVLDHATLTSEGLPMASGRSPKGTVLVLTQEQLPASVMAGFELKPLEAEDGATLLLGQAGLLAVEASLQEAQAQEAPGERQRLALEISRELAGSPLALTLAAGYLALTGCTLECYLSACRSDPLRLSGAGDRHTAAARVACHLLLVHLEGADPDALRLLEACALFACPPVPRAVLQQDALLQAVFGTTGAAGEERFQHALHTLLTGRLLSAVQVSGNYEALELHPLLRELVLQALSQQRQVILREAIAAACLCLAEASGPPSASSLALWFRLAGHIREGAAADERLLLSGEQTADAYAWAASLLGAQAYFSAAESLLRRAVMIWEQVATDTALAKMAGACLYLGVFNAHLQRYTLAERYAQRALTITQQLPSVPPLRLLDCITTLAWIYEMAGRPAEARRFYQRALAFGDTASLRAHPLYLAAMEAARRLSPEERETLPIDNPPNPPYPGFETSAEAEQDEPPAVNPPYTGFDPPEISDVL from the coding sequence ATGGCTGGAGATCAATATGAGCTTGCCGGACACCCTGGAGATAGTCAAGCGAGGGGCCAGAGCGGCGAGGGTGCGAGGCCGTCCGCCGCAGTTGATCTTCTCTGCGCGAGGTCTGAGCGACTCCTGAGCGAAGTGCATGCGGCTCTGCGCAGCCGCCATGTGGCTTTGCTGACCGGTCTGGCCGGTAGCGGTAAGACGACGCTGGGCCGTGCCTATGTGCGCCACTTCGGCGCACAGTATGCGTCGGTGATCTGGCTTGATGCGCTTGCTCCTGAAACACTGGTCGCTGATCTGCTGGCTCACTCTGAGTTCCTCCCGTCGGTGAGGGAGGGGTTAGGCAAGGGAGCAGAAGGCATTCGGCAGATCATTGAGGCGCTCCTGGCGGTAGATGGTCTGTTGCTGGTGCTTGATCATGCGACACTGACAAGCGAGGGGCTGCCTATGGCCAGCGGGCGCTCCCCCAAGGGCACGGTGCTGGTCCTGACTCAGGAGCAGCTACCGGCCTCTGTAATGGCGGGCTTCGAGCTCAAGCCGTTGGAGGCAGAGGATGGCGCTACCTTGCTCTTGGGTCAGGCTGGCCTGCTGGCGGTGGAGGCCTCACTGCAGGAAGCTCAAGCTCAGGAAGCTCCGGGGGAGCGCCAGCGGCTTGCTCTGGAGATCTCCCGCGAGCTGGCGGGTTCCCCTCTAGCCCTGACGCTCGCGGCTGGGTATCTGGCGTTGACCGGTTGTACGCTTGAGTGCTATCTTTCTGCCTGCCGTAGTGATCCGTTGCGGCTCTCTGGCGCCGGCGATCGCCATACCGCTGCTGCCAGGGTCGCCTGTCATCTGCTGCTGGTGCATCTGGAAGGGGCTGACCCTGATGCTCTGCGCCTGCTTGAGGCTTGCGCGCTCTTTGCTTGCCCCCCGGTGCCTCGCGCGGTGCTCCAGCAGGATGCACTCCTCCAGGCTGTCTTTGGCACGACGGGGGCAGCCGGAGAAGAACGCTTCCAGCATGCCCTCCATACTCTATTGACGGGGCGGCTCCTGAGCGCGGTGCAGGTGTCAGGCAACTATGAGGCCTTGGAGCTGCATCCGCTGCTGCGCGAGCTTGTTCTGCAGGCCCTTTCTCAGCAGCGACAGGTCATCCTGCGAGAAGCAATTGCGGCTGCCTGTCTATGTCTGGCGGAGGCTTCAGGCCCTCCGAGCGCTTCTTCATTGGCGCTCTGGTTCCGGCTGGCCGGGCATATTCGCGAAGGAGCCGCTGCTGATGAGCGGTTGCTCCTCTCGGGAGAGCAAACGGCGGATGCCTACGCCTGGGCTGCCTCTCTGTTAGGAGCGCAGGCGTATTTCAGTGCCGCTGAGTCGCTGTTGCGCCGGGCGGTCATGATCTGGGAGCAGGTGGCCACCGATACTGCCCTCGCTAAAATGGCTGGCGCTTGCCTGTATTTAGGAGTGTTTAATGCCCACCTCCAACGCTATACGCTTGCTGAAAGGTATGCCCAGCGGGCACTGACGATAACACAACAGCTTCCCTCAGTACCGCCTCTGCGCCTGCTCGACTGCATCACGACCCTGGCCTGGATTTACGAAATGGCTGGGAGGCCTGCTGAGGCCCGGCGCTTCTATCAGAGAGCCCTCGCGTTCGGGGACACGGCTAGCCTGCGGGCTCATCCTCTTTACCTGGCAGCAATGGAGGCTGCCCGACGACTCTCTCCAGAGGAGCGGGAGACTCTTCCAATAGATAACCCACCGAACCCACCGTACCCAGGCTTCGAAACATCCGCCGAAGCAGAGCAAGATGAGCCACCAGCAGTCAACCCTCCGTATACGGGCTTCGATCCCCCTGAAATATCAGATGTCTTATAG